From one Paenibacillus sp. FSL K6-1330 genomic stretch:
- a CDS encoding glycoside hydrolase family 2 TIM barrel-domain containing protein, producing MNKKTLFNDGWTFAKSSLDHTDSANLIFQPVDIPHDWLIYNTESLYENSMGWYRKQWSWNYEGAQVLLCFDGVYMDSSVYVNGHYVGEWKYGYSSFEHEITDFLIEGENVIVVKVVHQSPNSRWYSGAGIYRNVWLKIREANHITTDGIYISTVCQENGWLVEVDTEVNIVDDVVINHIIMKDGQRIAEVSDRVNASSAGNITNTQTLAVERPRLWSPDEPHLYQLVTEMRVTGTDLPAGWHDEIVESVSHNVGFRHIQLDPNQGFLLNGSKLKLNGVCEHHDLGALGAAFNKTALARRFAILKDMGANAIRTAHNMPAKEWMDLADEMGLLIVSEAFDMWERPKTPYDYARFFPDWVQHDVKSWVKRDRNHPSLIMWSIGNEIYDTHADERGQDITRMLMTEVQRYDPKQNASVTIGSNYMPWENAQHCADIVKVAGYNYAEKYYEKHHQEHPDWIIYGSETASVVQSRGIYHFPYEKSILADDDEQCSSLGNSSTSWGAKSAEACILAERDTPFSLGQFIWTGFDYIGEPTPYHTKNSYFGQMDTATFKKDSYYIYQAAWTDYKTKPMVHLLPYWDFNDGQMIDVRICSNAPRVELQLNGETIGKQDIDHAHGRQLVGWWKIPYVKGELKAIAYDEAGRIVATDIRTSFGDAKGIVLRPDKEELTADGADLIFVEIAMEDENGHAVENANNRVEVQVTSVGRLLGLDNGDSTDYDPYKGRSRRLFSGKLMAIIGSTLEAGQIQIEVSSIGLESRCLHLTSIPAQEEVTTGISASMSNEDGPCLTGSLLELPLRKIELISEGGQTFHPSNRQVVVRAMLHPPETSYQEVEWAVVNDAGIDSNIASVEAAGHEAIVTALGDGEFRLRCTSRNGTDKTKLISQLEFQVDGLGAAYKDPYSFISAGLYDYSQGDVGNGNERGVATSRDGETQVGFRDIDFGPHGSDTITIPIFALSSEAYSLQIWEGMPGEEGSFLLADCIYQKESKWNVYQEETYQLSKKLRGITAICFVLRQKVHIKGFYFHVGDRAFEQNFAADCDRIYGDTFTIMDNKFVEGIGNNVSLEFDPIDFSETGASKLIVYGRSVVDKNTIHIRFANSEGESNQLVEFTRSVGYEEQLFDLEHVTGKQKVTFIFLPGSQFDFGWFRFVRSGS from the coding sequence ATGAACAAAAAAACATTGTTTAATGATGGATGGACATTTGCAAAAAGCAGTCTTGACCATACGGATTCGGCAAATCTTATATTCCAACCCGTGGATATTCCCCATGATTGGCTTATTTATAACACGGAGAGTTTATATGAAAACAGCATGGGCTGGTACCGGAAGCAATGGTCGTGGAATTACGAAGGCGCTCAGGTTCTGCTGTGTTTTGACGGTGTTTATATGGATTCTTCGGTTTATGTCAATGGTCATTACGTGGGTGAATGGAAATATGGATATTCCTCCTTTGAACACGAAATAACGGATTTCCTGATCGAAGGGGAGAATGTCATCGTTGTGAAGGTTGTACACCAAAGTCCGAACAGCCGATGGTATTCGGGCGCGGGCATCTATCGTAATGTATGGTTAAAGATAAGGGAAGCGAACCATATCACAACAGACGGCATTTATATATCAACAGTATGTCAGGAAAATGGATGGTTGGTCGAAGTCGACACGGAAGTGAACATCGTTGATGATGTGGTTATCAACCACATCATCATGAAGGATGGTCAGAGGATCGCAGAGGTGTCAGATCGAGTCAATGCTAGCAGCGCAGGCAATATAACGAATACGCAAACTTTAGCTGTAGAGCGTCCAAGGCTATGGAGCCCGGATGAACCTCATTTGTATCAGTTGGTTACCGAGATGAGGGTGACTGGAACAGATCTCCCAGCAGGCTGGCACGATGAAATTGTAGAATCGGTATCGCACAACGTGGGATTTCGCCATATTCAGCTTGATCCAAATCAGGGTTTTCTCCTGAACGGCAGCAAACTGAAATTGAATGGCGTATGCGAGCATCATGATCTCGGAGCTCTGGGAGCAGCGTTTAACAAAACGGCCTTAGCCAGAAGGTTTGCTATTCTGAAAGACATGGGAGCTAATGCGATCCGCACCGCACACAATATGCCTGCTAAGGAATGGATGGATCTTGCGGATGAAATGGGGCTGCTGATCGTATCGGAAGCCTTTGATATGTGGGAACGTCCGAAAACCCCATATGATTATGCAAGGTTTTTCCCGGATTGGGTTCAGCATGACGTGAAGAGCTGGGTCAAACGGGATCGGAACCATCCGTCCCTTATAATGTGGAGTATCGGGAATGAAATATATGATACCCATGCGGATGAGAGGGGGCAGGACATAACAAGGATGCTGATGACAGAGGTCCAGCGATACGATCCCAAGCAAAATGCAAGCGTTACCATCGGATCGAATTATATGCCTTGGGAGAACGCTCAGCATTGTGCAGACATCGTAAAGGTGGCAGGTTATAACTATGCCGAGAAATATTACGAGAAGCATCATCAGGAACATCCGGATTGGATCATCTATGGCAGCGAGACTGCGTCGGTCGTACAAAGCAGAGGCATTTATCATTTCCCGTATGAGAAGTCCATTCTGGCCGATGATGACGAGCAGTGTTCCTCCCTCGGAAACAGCTCGACCAGTTGGGGAGCGAAATCGGCGGAGGCGTGCATTCTGGCTGAGCGGGATACGCCTTTCTCGCTGGGACAGTTTATATGGACCGGATTCGATTATATTGGAGAACCTACGCCGTATCATACCAAAAACTCTTATTTTGGTCAGATGGATACGGCAACCTTCAAGAAGGATTCCTATTATATCTATCAAGCGGCCTGGACGGATTATAAAACAAAGCCCATGGTGCATCTGCTGCCATACTGGGATTTCAACGACGGTCAAATGATCGATGTTCGCATCTGTTCCAATGCGCCAAGGGTCGAGTTGCAGCTTAATGGGGAAACCATCGGTAAACAAGATATTGACCATGCACACGGAAGACAGCTTGTGGGCTGGTGGAAGATTCCTTATGTGAAAGGCGAATTGAAAGCGATCGCTTATGACGAAGCAGGACGTATCGTGGCTACGGATATACGAACCTCTTTTGGCGATGCCAAGGGCATTGTTTTGCGCCCGGATAAAGAAGAATTAACAGCCGATGGAGCAGACCTCATCTTCGTCGAAATCGCGATGGAAGATGAGAACGGCCATGCTGTCGAGAATGCGAATAACCGGGTGGAAGTCCAGGTCACGAGTGTCGGACGATTGCTTGGACTCGATAATGGGGACAGCACGGATTATGATCCGTACAAAGGCCGAAGCAGAAGGCTGTTCAGCGGCAAGCTAATGGCGATCATCGGATCCACATTGGAGGCTGGCCAAATTCAGATCGAAGTGTCTTCGATTGGTTTAGAGAGCCGATGCCTGCATTTGACATCCATTCCCGCACAGGAAGAAGTGACAACGGGCATATCAGCAAGCATGAGTAACGAAGATGGGCCGTGCCTGACGGGGAGTTTGCTTGAGCTTCCGCTTCGCAAGATTGAACTGATCAGCGAAGGAGGTCAAACATTTCATCCGTCCAATCGGCAAGTGGTGGTGCGTGCCATGTTACATCCGCCGGAAACCTCTTATCAAGAGGTTGAATGGGCTGTCGTGAATGATGCCGGTATTGACTCCAATATCGCCAGTGTGGAAGCCGCTGGTCATGAAGCCATCGTGACTGCCCTTGGCGACGGTGAGTTTCGTTTGAGGTGTACGAGTCGGAACGGAACGGATAAGACCAAGCTCATATCCCAGCTTGAATTTCAAGTCGATGGTTTGGGGGCGGCCTACAAAGACCCATACTCCTTCATTTCGGCAGGACTGTATGACTACAGTCAAGGTGATGTGGGAAACGGGAACGAAAGAGGCGTAGCTACGAGTAGAGACGGTGAGACGCAAGTCGGATTTCGGGACATCGATTTCGGTCCCCATGGCTCCGATACAATTACCATTCCGATATTTGCGCTCTCAAGCGAAGCGTACTCGCTGCAAATCTGGGAAGGGATGCCCGGTGAGGAGGGCAGCTTCTTGCTGGCCGATTGTATTTATCAGAAAGAGTCCAAGTGGAACGTGTATCAGGAAGAAACCTACCAGTTGTCCAAGAAGCTGCGCGGGATCACGGCGATATGCTTTGTCCTTCGTCAGAAGGTGCACATCAAAGGGTTTTATTTTCACGTGGGGGATAGAGCCTTCGAGCAGAATTTTGCCGCAGATTGCGATCGGATCTATGGAGATACCTTTACGATTATGGACAACAAGTTTGTTGAAGGTATCGGAAATAATGTTTCCCTCGAGTTTGACCCGATCGATTTCTCAGAAACAGGTGCATCGAAACTGATTGTATACGGCCGTTCGGTCGTAGATAAGAACACGATTCATATCCGTTTTGCCAATTCGGAAGGAGAAAGCAACCAGCTCGTTGAATTTACGCGGTCTGTTGGATACGAAGAGCAATTGTTTGATCTGGAGCATGTAACCGGCAAACAGAAGGTGACGTTCATCTTCCTGCCGGGAAGCCAATTCGATTTTGGCTGGTTCCGGTTTGTAAGATCAGGTTCCTAA
- a CDS encoding alpha/beta fold hydrolase, whose product MGMKQTHKSRSKRGLKIVIWTLSIIAMVIIAASVILDSLTYKPLDEAKAVFRSDPEVVVEHLKDGYRFEPVGGEVIQPDIIFYPGGLVEPESYAPFAKRMAEKGHRVYIASMPLNLAVFGQNKADSFISEHQGSRYVIGGHSLGGVFAARYASEHPDVIDGVYFMASYADDGGKLNGLNMSALQITGTKDGILDRTEWEAARKNLPDETTYVDIAGGNHGQFGSYGFQKGDNEASLTPAEQLIEVTEAMDLWIQGIDLFQR is encoded by the coding sequence ATGGGAATGAAGCAAACCCATAAATCGAGGAGCAAAAGAGGGCTCAAGATCGTCATATGGACCCTGTCTATAATAGCCATGGTAATCATAGCAGCCAGTGTCATACTGGATTCTCTTACTTACAAGCCGCTTGATGAAGCTAAAGCGGTGTTTCGAAGTGATCCGGAAGTTGTCGTCGAACACCTTAAGGACGGCTATCGTTTCGAGCCGGTGGGCGGGGAGGTGATCCAGCCTGACATTATTTTTTATCCGGGTGGATTGGTGGAGCCCGAAAGTTATGCGCCTTTTGCCAAGAGAATGGCGGAGAAGGGGCATCGCGTGTACATTGCATCCATGCCTTTGAATCTCGCCGTGTTCGGACAGAATAAGGCGGATTCCTTCATATCGGAGCATCAAGGGAGCCGTTATGTCATTGGCGGGCATTCTCTAGGCGGCGTTTTTGCTGCGAGATATGCTTCTGAACATCCGGATGTCATTGACGGGGTTTACTTCATGGCTTCCTACGCGGATGATGGAGGCAAGCTAAACGGATTAAATATGTCCGCACTTCAGATCACCGGTACGAAGGATGGCATTCTCGATCGAACAGAATGGGAAGCTGCAAGAAAGAATCTGCCGGATGAGACAACATACGTGGATATTGCAGGCGGCAATCACGGACAATTCGGTTCTTACGGTTTCCAAAAGGGTGACAACGAAGCTTCCTTAACCCCAGCAGAGCAGTTGATCGAAGTAACGGAAGCTATGGACCTCTGGATCCAGGGCATCGATTTGTTTCAACGCTGA
- a CDS encoding polyprenyl synthetase family protein: MNVAYTDYADTGYRRAEQKAAQYFASLYVQVKEKSYVPILTEDILLWKRKHIRRPSWLSFLSPGKKKPDTRDYYRYIGWLHYTGELDSYLDRSISYIYMRDLGMALDSPDTKARIGRVAHDTKKLLLRSTGSNGGDTPDYMSLAGLYRWAQKEGIEDAVIWVINKLKHVATHIPEEMDADQAQRKLIKIIVGVVMHVIEDMSVGTSPAERSARLDDAIRLGYSYGLTYPFIDDLLDSGVLNDQEKEQYSQMIRQALLTGTVPEMGQWSGKNMDLVHFVHKELRDAFEYIQGHQCPETQQTFFEQSNVFFHSQHIDRIKDLANPNYSNEEIYLPIILKSSSSRLIVRSVISASADEGFEDRTFFYGIYNQLADDFADMFQDMEDGAVTPYTYYLKYRGQRTDLINPFEMYWAVISHLIHNVYHSDAKTREVMLDRAINGLKRCKERVGAEKYSEIMDIFASGNPEFNRLIQQMVLKADQVDFFDKLLRDQMVTVLRNERKEKDLFIDTFKTVRNEINNSLQIAKLPGIPPMKESLIDAANYTLEGDGKRLRPTLTWVMAVKEYGLRASAIVPLLRSLEYMHTASLIFDDLPSQDNASTRRGRPTLHRVHDSATAEITGLFLIQKAIEEQSSLEGFDPKTVLKLIQYSSQRAGDMCSGQAMDLNSKGKVLSLEELNTVCYYKTGIAFEASLVMPAILAQVKESEIATLKKFAYHAGIAFQIQDDLLDVQGDLEQLGKPGGQDVENNTSTFVSILGQEGASREMWEHYCQAMEALQEMPRNTAFLKHLLNYMVNRDR; encoded by the coding sequence ATGAATGTGGCGTATACAGATTATGCCGATACGGGATATCGGCGGGCTGAACAGAAGGCAGCACAGTATTTTGCATCACTTTATGTTCAGGTTAAGGAAAAGAGTTATGTGCCGATCCTGACAGAAGACATTCTATTGTGGAAAAGGAAGCATATTCGTCGTCCTTCATGGCTGTCTTTTTTATCGCCGGGAAAGAAGAAACCGGATACCCGGGATTATTATAGATATATCGGATGGCTCCATTATACAGGTGAATTGGATAGTTATTTGGATCGAAGCATTTCCTATATTTACATGAGAGATCTGGGTATGGCTCTGGACTCGCCTGACACGAAGGCCAGAATAGGGCGCGTTGCTCACGATACCAAAAAACTTTTGCTTCGCTCCACCGGCTCGAATGGAGGAGACACGCCGGATTATATGAGTTTGGCCGGGCTGTACCGATGGGCCCAGAAGGAAGGTATCGAAGATGCCGTCATTTGGGTCATCAACAAACTGAAGCATGTGGCGACCCATATTCCGGAGGAGATGGATGCGGACCAAGCCCAACGCAAATTGATCAAAATTATCGTCGGTGTAGTTATGCACGTCATCGAAGATATGAGTGTCGGGACATCGCCTGCGGAGCGCTCGGCCCGTCTTGATGATGCCATCCGATTGGGTTATTCCTACGGGTTGACCTATCCTTTTATAGACGATCTGCTCGATTCAGGGGTCTTGAACGATCAGGAGAAGGAACAATACTCCCAAATGATACGACAGGCGCTTCTCACTGGAACGGTTCCGGAGATGGGTCAATGGAGCGGGAAAAACATGGATCTCGTTCATTTCGTTCATAAGGAGCTTCGAGATGCATTTGAGTATATTCAGGGACACCAATGCCCGGAAACGCAGCAGACTTTTTTTGAGCAGTCTAACGTGTTTTTTCATTCTCAGCATATTGACCGTATTAAGGATCTCGCCAATCCCAATTACAGCAACGAGGAAATCTATCTGCCGATCATTCTGAAATCATCGTCCTCCCGATTGATTGTCCGTTCCGTCATCAGCGCGTCGGCGGATGAAGGTTTTGAGGACCGGACATTCTTTTACGGTATCTACAACCAACTGGCCGATGATTTTGCCGATATGTTTCAGGATATGGAAGACGGAGCGGTAACACCGTACACTTATTATTTAAAATATCGCGGTCAGCGTACGGATCTTATCAATCCTTTTGAAATGTATTGGGCGGTTATCTCTCACCTGATTCATAACGTGTATCACTCGGACGCCAAGACGCGAGAGGTAATGCTGGACCGGGCCATCAATGGCCTGAAGCGTTGTAAAGAACGGGTCGGAGCAGAGAAATACAGCGAAATCATGGATATTTTTGCATCCGGGAACCCGGAATTTAATCGGCTCATCCAGCAAATGGTTCTAAAAGCCGATCAGGTGGATTTCTTCGATAAATTGCTGCGGGACCAGATGGTTACGGTGCTCAGAAACGAGCGGAAGGAAAAGGATCTTTTTATCGATACCTTTAAAACCGTTCGGAATGAGATCAACAACAGCTTGCAAATTGCGAAACTTCCTGGCATTCCTCCAATGAAAGAGTCGTTGATTGATGCCGCCAATTATACGCTCGAAGGGGATGGCAAACGTCTAAGACCTACCTTGACTTGGGTCATGGCCGTTAAAGAATACGGACTGCGAGCTTCCGCCATCGTGCCGCTGCTGAGGTCGCTTGAATACATGCACACCGCTTCCTTGATATTCGATGATTTGCCGTCCCAGGATAACGCCTCTACCCGTAGAGGGCGACCGACCTTGCATCGGGTTCATGATAGCGCCACGGCGGAAATTACCGGTTTGTTCCTGATTCAGAAGGCCATCGAAGAACAATCGTCTCTTGAAGGGTTTGATCCGAAAACGGTACTGAAGCTGATTCAATATTCGTCCCAACGGGCTGGAGATATGTGTTCGGGCCAGGCGATGGATTTGAATTCAAAAGGGAAGGTATTGTCCTTGGAGGAGCTGAATACGGTCTGTTATTACAAGACGGGCATTGCGTTTGAGGCATCTCTCGTTATGCCTGCCATCCTTGCTCAGGTGAAGGAGAGCGAAATTGCGACACTGAAAAAATTCGCTTACCATGCGGGCATTGCCTTTCAAATCCAGGATGATTTGCTTGATGTGCAGGGGGATTTGGAGCAGCTCGGGAAACCCGGAGGACAGGATGTGGAGAACAACACATCGACCTTTGTGAGCATTTTGGGTCAGGAAGGCGCCAGTCGGGAAATGTGGGAGCATTATTGCCAGGCCATGGAGGCGCTGCAGGAGATGCCGCGCAATACGGCGTTTCTCAAGCATTTATTAAATTACATGGTAAATCGAGATCGTTAA
- a CDS encoding alpha/beta hydrolase, with the protein MRVHIIAVSAGGPTGICFAAMFPDRVASLTLQSAVTKPWLKPQDKEYKLGRHIFKPSVEKKTWNMIALINNILPRTTFKLMLPSFSKLRFSEIRERLDEKSLEEFRKMNNRQRSYSGFLIDLEQSQTDYTNELRSIRAPTLVQRSKNDSVVPLTHVEQAQSCILHAEANVLDS; encoded by the coding sequence ATGCGTGTACATATTATAGCAGTATCGGCGGGTGGACCAACCGGTATTTGCTTTGCGGCTATGTTTCCTGACCGTGTTGCAAGTTTGACACTTCAGAGTGCCGTCACTAAACCCTGGCTCAAACCCCAAGACAAAGAATATAAACTCGGACGTCATATTTTTAAACCCAGCGTTGAGAAAAAAACGTGGAACATGATTGCATTAATAAACAATATACTGCCACGAACTACATTCAAATTAATGCTGCCATCCTTTTCCAAGCTCCGTTTTAGTGAAATCCGCGAAAGACTTGATGAGAAATCATTGGAGGAATTTCGAAAAATGAATAACAGACAACGTTCCTATTCAGGATTCCTCATTGATTTGGAACAGTCACAAACCGATTATACGAACGAATTAAGGAGTATTCGTGCACCGACGCTGGTCCAGCGTAGTAAAAATGATAGTGTTGTCCCCTTAACTCATGTTGAGCAAGCTCAATCTTGTATTCTACATGCAGAAGCTAACGTGCTCGACTCGTAG
- a CDS encoding AraC family transcriptional regulator, translated as MQSGEIVQRAIDYIEDHLTESLSLEEIAGVAAMSLPNLYRLFHSLTGHPIKEYIRKRRINEAAICLRDTDLPTIDIGYRCGFESYQAFIKTFKRLTGLTPGQYRRSQLVYSFEWMNLNEHVSYMEERDLSERFPEVRVIRLNPQQGIGYLFVSEFESGIETVAIDHFRELLSSYRIDMNGLRLFGWNVDMEGDTKPFGYQLLAVDLMDHTEMMKHPELYSITLDGGLYAVARSPSVAEDCIQNTWNRLFSEWLPRSVFEQGKHEFIEEYALNRDQIVRMKLYLPVERSKLVKRIEIVELSSLKVMRFRRTGVDCVKQADEDSISWLFRNGLIEDSRIRVFMHCDGGLLDESSLYEVYIAPPEEFLASHEEVDLQVELEGGMYACLESGAYGTMTGLLERVDRWLAMSTEYRPDPARSWFASYLPKEEADHGIFKVKCYVPVQIMS; from the coding sequence ATGCAGAGCGGTGAAATCGTTCAACGCGCCATTGATTATATCGAAGATCATCTAACAGAATCGCTGTCACTCGAGGAAATTGCCGGCGTGGCGGCCATGTCATTGCCCAATTTATACCGATTGTTTCATAGCCTGACGGGACACCCCATCAAGGAGTACATACGTAAACGCAGAATCAACGAAGCCGCCATCTGCTTGCGGGATACCGACTTGCCGACAATCGATATCGGATACCGCTGCGGATTTGAGTCCTACCAGGCATTCATTAAAACCTTCAAGAGGCTCACGGGACTGACTCCAGGACAATACCGGAGATCTCAGTTGGTTTACAGTTTCGAATGGATGAATCTGAATGAACATGTAAGCTATATGGAAGAGCGGGACTTATCAGAACGATTTCCGGAGGTAAGGGTTATCCGTCTGAATCCTCAGCAAGGGATCGGCTATCTGTTTGTTTCCGAGTTTGAGAGTGGCATAGAAACCGTGGCGATTGATCATTTTCGCGAATTATTGTCTTCATACCGTATCGACATGAATGGCTTGAGGCTCTTCGGTTGGAACGTGGATATGGAAGGTGATACCAAGCCATTCGGTTATCAGCTGCTCGCTGTAGACCTGATGGACCACACCGAGATGATGAAGCATCCGGAGCTATATTCCATAACGCTGGACGGCGGCCTTTATGCAGTAGCTAGATCCCCATCGGTGGCGGAAGACTGTATTCAGAACACCTGGAACCGTTTGTTCTCTGAATGGCTGCCCCGCAGTGTGTTTGAGCAAGGAAAGCATGAATTCATTGAAGAATATGCGCTGAACCGGGATCAAATCGTTCGGATGAAGCTATATCTTCCGGTGGAACGAAGTAAGCTGGTGAAGCGTATTGAAATCGTGGAGTTGTCTTCGCTTAAGGTGATGCGTTTTCGAAGAACGGGTGTAGACTGCGTCAAACAAGCGGATGAAGATTCCATTTCCTGGTTATTTCGTAATGGATTAATTGAAGATTCGCGAATTCGTGTATTCATGCACTGTGACGGTGGACTGCTGGACGAAAGCTCTTTGTACGAGGTTTATATAGCCCCTCCTGAGGAGTTTCTTGCTTCCCATGAAGAAGTCGATCTACAAGTTGAGCTGGAAGGCGGAATGTATGCCTGTCTGGAGTCAGGTGCTTATGGCACAATGACAGGTTTACTTGAAAGAGTGGATCGATGGCTCGCTATGTCAACCGAGTATAGGCCAGATCCAGCGCGCTCTTGGTTTGCGAGTTACTTACCTAAGGAAGAGGCGGACCACGGGATTTTCAAAGTGAAGTGTTATGTTCCTGTTCAAATCATGTCATAG
- a CDS encoding VOC family protein, whose amino-acid sequence MSRLPIEKVQPEGYRPFTTPRVLKMIHGGKTMNEQMQDGHNHAQASPIKNKVGSIFIPVRDIERSRNWYCRVLGIAEDDCQVMNGHLCPLPMEGTGVILDTMPKWGGDQPGGAPSIDTPAFMLLTEDLEGSLTYMKKLGVELVTEIEHNHWFVVKDPDGNKLMICRE is encoded by the coding sequence ATGAGCCGATTGCCTATCGAAAAAGTGCAGCCGGAAGGGTATCGTCCGTTTACGACACCCCGCGTGTTAAAAATGATCCATGGAGGCAAAACAATGAACGAACAAATGCAGGATGGTCACAACCATGCACAGGCAAGCCCGATTAAGAACAAAGTAGGCAGCATTTTCATTCCGGTTCGGGATATCGAAAGGTCGCGCAACTGGTACTGCCGTGTACTCGGAATAGCGGAAGATGATTGCCAGGTGATGAATGGTCATCTATGCCCTTTGCCCATGGAAGGAACGGGCGTGATCCTGGATACCATGCCGAAGTGGGGAGGAGATCAGCCGGGGGGAGCGCCGTCTATCGATACTCCTGCGTTCATGCTGCTGACAGAGGACCTGGAAGGATCATTAACCTACATGAAAAAGCTCGGAGTGGAACTCGTGACGGAAATTGAGCATAATCATTGGTTCGTCGTGAAGGATCCCGATGGCAACAAACTCATGATATGTCGTGAATAA
- a CDS encoding RICIN domain-containing protein, which translates to MLRKGICVVILFSLLVVLLPVNKTNAAPNWNLVWSDEFNGTSLNRANWTPEIGTGSGGWGNNELQYYTDRAQNVQVTGGNLVITAQKESYGGMNYTSARIKTQDLKSFTYGKVEARIKLPSGQGLWPAFWMLGSNISSVGWPKSGEIDIMERVNNNPYVNGTVHWDAGGHADFGRVSGNLDFSQFHVYSIEWDSKYIRWFVDGQQFNEFYIENGTGNTEEFQRPFFILLNLAVGGNWPGSPNNSTPFPSQMLVDYVRVYQDTGASNVISNGIYTIASKASGKVMDVVDVSTASGAKIQQWTNYVANNQRFRVESTGDGYYKLTAVHSGKVLDVPSSSTSTGVQLQQWDDNGSNAQRWKIVDVGGGYYKLVSKVSGLAVDVASSSTADGAVVQQWTDNGTDAQKWLFTKIN; encoded by the coding sequence ATGCTAAGAAAAGGAATATGTGTAGTTATACTGTTCAGTCTTCTGGTCGTTCTATTGCCTGTCAACAAAACCAATGCCGCACCGAACTGGAATTTGGTATGGAGTGACGAGTTCAACGGAACCTCGCTCAATAGAGCCAATTGGACACCGGAAATCGGTACCGGCAGCGGCGGATGGGGAAACAATGAGCTGCAGTATTATACCGACCGGGCACAGAATGTGCAGGTTACTGGCGGTAACCTTGTCATTACAGCGCAGAAGGAATCTTATGGCGGGATGAATTACACTTCTGCCCGGATAAAAACCCAAGACTTGAAGAGCTTTACTTACGGGAAAGTGGAGGCGCGGATCAAGCTGCCTTCGGGTCAAGGCTTGTGGCCGGCGTTTTGGATGCTCGGAAGCAATATCAGTTCGGTTGGCTGGCCGAAAAGCGGAGAAATTGACATTATGGAACGGGTAAACAATAACCCTTACGTGAATGGTACCGTACACTGGGATGCAGGAGGGCATGCCGATTTTGGACGAGTGTCCGGCAATTTGGATTTCTCCCAATTCCATGTCTACAGCATAGAATGGGACTCTAAATATATCCGTTGGTTCGTGGACGGCCAGCAGTTCAATGAGTTCTATATTGAGAATGGAACCGGTAATACCGAGGAATTCCAGCGCCCGTTCTTTATATTATTGAATCTGGCGGTCGGCGGAAATTGGCCTGGAAGTCCGAACAATTCCACACCGTTCCCATCGCAGATGTTGGTGGATTATGTACGCGTCTATCAGGACACGGGTGCATCAAACGTGATCAGTAATGGGATTTACACGATCGCTTCCAAGGCGAGCGGCAAAGTGATGGATGTTGTGGATGTCTCCACGGCAAGTGGAGCCAAGATACAGCAATGGACCAACTACGTCGCCAATAATCAAAGGTTCAGAGTAGAAAGCACCGGAGACGGTTACTACAAGCTAACAGCCGTACACAGCGGAAAAGTTCTCGACGTGCCGAGTTCATCTACATCCACTGGCGTTCAACTGCAGCAATGGGATGATAATGGATCGAATGCGCAGCGATGGAAGATCGTTGATGTGGGCGGAGGGTATTATAAACTTGTGTCCAAGGTGAGCGGACTGGCAGTCGATGTAGCCAGTTCTTCAACAGCAGATGGGGCTGTTGTCCAGCAGTGGACGGACAATGGGACGGATGCACAGAAGTGGTTGTTTACCAAAATTAACTAA
- a CDS encoding phosphatase PAP2 family protein, whose translation MNLKWKSYLPLLWILAIPVLNIFYGVLNHAHTPVKSLVTDLDTVIPFVPIFIIPYLVWYPFIIIMLFLFCARDRNVYYRTLLTQCIGLIACYIIFFLFQTTVERPPLMGTGVLDWFVNLVYSTDNPYNCFPSIHVLTSYLMIKGAAASAGFTNKDRVVVHIIAWSIIVSTLFVKQHVLLDVVGAIALVEILWFGVGKLFSALRAKDRGVIVRGENM comes from the coding sequence ATGAACTTAAAATGGAAGTCATATCTCCCGCTGCTATGGATCCTGGCCATTCCTGTGCTCAACATTTTTTATGGTGTCTTAAACCATGCACATACGCCAGTAAAAAGCCTAGTGACGGATCTTGACACCGTGATTCCGTTTGTACCGATATTCATTATACCTTATCTGGTATGGTACCCTTTTATCATTATCATGCTGTTTTTGTTCTGTGCCAGAGATCGCAATGTGTATTATCGAACACTGTTGACCCAGTGTATTGGACTAATTGCCTGTTACATTATCTTTTTCTTGTTCCAGACGACGGTAGAGCGACCGCCACTTATGGGCACAGGGGTTCTTGATTGGTTTGTAAACCTGGTGTATAGTACCGACAATCCCTACAACTGTTTCCCAAGCATCCATGTCCTGACCAGTTACTTGATGATAAAAGGGGCAGCAGCTAGTGCAGGCTTTACAAATAAAGATCGGGTTGTCGTGCATATCATTGCTTGGTCGATCATTGTTTCCACGCTATTCGTGAAACAGCATGTCCTGCTGGACGTGGTTGGTGCCATCGCATTAGTTGAGATTCTGTGGTTTGGGGTAGGAAAATTATTTTCAGCACTCCGGGCTAAGGATAGGGGAGTTATCGTCCGCGGGGAGAATATGTAG